The following coding sequences lie in one Pseudomonadota bacterium genomic window:
- a CDS encoding OmpA family protein — translation MPIRKMAFALALFAALSAAPPAVQTAPKGISVRLDKDDIDLANRTVHFKLTSAADSASLQVFGEKGELLGEHVEIYNGAKAGTPLSISWPELPPGTENFRVDLKFTDVNEYWVGLTICRFSGEVPHEEVVFESGKWEIRPGEAPKLDAAIPKIIEMLERSKACSENDRALYVAGYTDTVGSVSDNRELSRQRANAIAKYLLANGLGDQKIQVYVRGFGEELLAVETADNVDEQRNRRADYIVSNFQPEIAGPGSWVRIK, via the coding sequence ATGCCCATTCGCAAGATGGCCTTTGCCCTCGCGCTGTTCGCAGCGCTCTCGGCAGCCCCTCCGGCGGTGCAGACCGCGCCCAAGGGGATTTCGGTGCGCCTCGACAAGGATGACATCGATCTCGCCAACCGCACGGTCCACTTCAAGCTCACCAGCGCTGCGGACTCGGCGTCGCTCCAGGTGTTCGGCGAGAAAGGCGAGCTGCTCGGCGAGCACGTGGAGATCTACAACGGCGCCAAGGCGGGCACCCCGCTCTCGATCAGCTGGCCGGAGCTGCCGCCGGGCACCGAGAACTTCCGCGTCGACCTCAAGTTCACCGACGTGAACGAGTACTGGGTCGGGCTGACGATCTGCCGCTTCTCGGGCGAGGTCCCGCACGAGGAGGTCGTCTTCGAGTCCGGCAAGTGGGAGATCCGCCCGGGCGAGGCGCCGAAGCTCGACGCCGCGATCCCGAAGATCATCGAGATGCTCGAGCGGTCCAAGGCGTGCTCCGAGAACGATCGCGCGCTGTACGTCGCCGGGTACACCGACACCGTCGGCTCGGTCTCCGACAACCGCGAGCTCAGCCGCCAGCGGGCGAACGCCATCGCCAAGTACCTGCTCGCCAACGGGCTCGGGGATCAGAAGATCCAGGTCTACGTGCGCGGGTTCGGCGAGGAGCTTCTCGCCGTGGAGACCGCGGACAACGTCGACGAGCAGCGCAACCGGCGCGCCGACTACATCGTCAGCAACTTCCAGCCCGAGATCGCCGGCCCCGGGAGCTGGGTCAGGATCAAGTAG
- the murD gene encoding UDP-N-acetylmuramoyl-L-alanine--D-glutamate ligase, translated as MGTDARTAGASSPIAEPIAVLGVGVEGLSTVSYLLSHGAKSVTALDAKRVDGLPPGIETRFGEGYDRDLARFATVFRSPGVRPDREGLVEARARGTRVTSALSLFLGRCPARAVGVTGTLGKGTASSLAAACLAADGLNVHLGGNIGKNPLDFLDAVRPDDVVVLEISSFQAMDLAASPEIAVVLRTTSEHLDWHVDTSEYRAAKAGLVAHQTAGDTVIYNADSEGAAGIAARSRGERLAFAVAREVDAGIFVRGDDLVLRARGLERRLPFDARRVRLAGRFNLENVAAGIAAALAAGIPEDAACGAAERFEGLPHRLERVVEANGVAFYNDSYATRPDAAIAAIAAFDAPLAIILGGSEKNADFGELAEALVARPNVVRVALIGATAARLAAAISAAGPARFPVVEHATMEEAMEANAEALGGRGVLLLSPACASFGLFPNYKVRGERFREKARALAGRPM; from the coding sequence ATGGGAACGGACGCGCGCACGGCAGGGGCCTCGTCGCCTATCGCGGAGCCGATCGCGGTGCTCGGCGTCGGCGTCGAGGGGCTATCGACGGTCTCGTACCTCCTCTCCCACGGCGCCAAGAGCGTCACCGCCCTCGACGCGAAGCGGGTGGACGGCCTCCCGCCGGGGATCGAGACGCGCTTCGGCGAGGGGTACGATCGCGATCTCGCGCGGTTCGCGACGGTGTTCCGCTCGCCCGGCGTCCGCCCGGATCGGGAGGGGCTCGTCGAGGCGCGCGCCCGCGGCACGCGCGTCACCTCGGCGCTCTCGCTGTTCCTCGGCCGGTGCCCCGCGCGGGCGGTCGGCGTGACCGGCACGCTCGGCAAGGGCACGGCGAGCAGCCTGGCCGCCGCGTGCCTCGCGGCCGACGGCCTGAACGTGCACCTCGGCGGGAACATCGGGAAGAACCCGCTCGACTTCCTCGACGCGGTCCGGCCGGACGACGTCGTCGTGCTCGAGATCTCCAGCTTCCAAGCGATGGATCTCGCCGCGTCGCCCGAGATCGCCGTCGTCCTCAGGACGACCTCGGAGCACCTCGACTGGCACGTGGACACCTCGGAGTACCGCGCCGCCAAGGCCGGGCTCGTCGCGCACCAGACCGCGGGGGACACGGTCATCTACAACGCCGACTCGGAGGGCGCCGCCGGGATCGCCGCCAGGAGTCGCGGCGAGCGCCTCGCCTTCGCCGTCGCGCGCGAGGTCGACGCCGGGATCTTCGTCCGAGGCGACGATCTCGTGCTCCGCGCCCGGGGGCTCGAGCGCCGGCTGCCGTTCGACGCGAGGCGCGTGCGGCTCGCCGGGCGCTTCAACCTGGAGAACGTGGCGGCCGGGATCGCCGCAGCGCTCGCCGCCGGGATCCCCGAGGACGCCGCGTGCGGCGCTGCGGAGCGGTTCGAGGGGCTGCCCCACAGGCTCGAACGCGTGGTCGAGGCGAACGGCGTCGCATTCTACAACGACTCGTACGCCACCCGGCCGGACGCCGCCATCGCGGCGATCGCCGCCTTCGATGCCCCGCTCGCGATCATCCTCGGCGGCTCCGAGAAGAACGCCGACTTCGGTGAGCTCGCGGAGGCGCTCGTCGCCCGGCCGAACGTCGTCCGCGTCGCGCTCATCGGTGCCACGGCCGCGCGGCTCGCCGCGGCGATCTCGGCGGCCGGCCCGGCCCGCTTCCCGGTGGTCGAGCACGCGACGATGGAAGAGGCGATGGAGGCCAACGCGGAGGCGCTGGGCGGCCGGGGCGTGCTGCTTTTGTCTCCGGCCTGCGCCTCGTTCGGCCTGTTCCCGAACTACAAGGTGCGCGGCGAGCGTTTCCGGGAAAAGGCGCGAGCGCTGGCCGGGCGACCCATGTAG